Within Macaca nemestrina isolate mMacNem1 chromosome 12, mMacNem.hap1, whole genome shotgun sequence, the genomic segment GAGGGATTTGTCCGAGTTGGAGTAGGCATCCCCGATCTGGTGGGACTCCCGCCGCAGGTACTTGCCATAGCTCTCTTCCCCGTCTAGGTCGTAGGAGATGCTTTTGCTGATGCCCTCCAGCACGCGCCCAGCATCCTCCACCTGGCGGCCCAGCACGGTGAACTCCTCCCGCAGGGTGAGGCTCAGCAGGTTGCCGGCCTGGCTCCCCTCCCCCTGGGAGCAGCGCCTGTGGTCACTCACCCTGAAGAGCAGCTGGCACTTCTCGGGGTCATCGTTCTCCTCATAGTCCCCATCCGGCACGAAGTAGTGGTGCAGAG encodes:
- the LOC105463291 gene encoding fin bud initiation factor homolog, whose translation is MVFLKFLCMSFFCHLCQGYFDGPLYPEMSNGTLHHYFVPDGDYEENDDPEKCQLLFRVSDHRRCSQGEGSQAGNLLSLTLREEFTVLGRQVEDAGRVLEGISKSISYDLDGEESYGKYLRRESHQIGDAYSNSDKSLTELESKFKQGQEQDSRQESRLNEDFLGMLVHTRSLLKETLDISVGLRDKYELLALTIRSHGTRLGRLKNDYLKV